A part of Perca fluviatilis chromosome 15, GENO_Pfluv_1.0, whole genome shotgun sequence genomic DNA contains:
- the LOC120574270 gene encoding trichohyalin isoform X2 yields the protein MMSKAPRWPDTLVNSKTNKPAQKTGGKEPAALTVPASSRGKQTGSSTSKTSITVGRSKSLSSRGSDSTASGSKAGGSLKRGSLSHQGHQGTRQASCLARPAFRLCSSRSFSSLHTSSLTAAPFMRSSRSLSRLDQRTTGGDSDHAVSSSQVKKGQTAEKKALNSGQLFSSDAPEHCQIRDNKDQCHGDKAEKMKTSSSSEPLESSSSLVSTTSFRHHCNKPALLNFKKGWMMRKDASGQWQKHWFVLTDQILKFYKDSIAEEAADVDGEINLSTCFDIKDYPAQKNCGFQIHTRDGVYTLGAMTSGMRHNWVQAVLKNVRPSLTLDVTSSLSEQETHQKSQHADSLSVEGLEKAENPDSFLQEQKTSDSAEETHQQQKKVKLQPEAEESSADASSMIASSSAPPRRVEEVEGVTDVSSCVEGAGSDGSTSTTILSNLECLEQQVSINATCERTKEKDKLPCEQQTGQLVKELEQTQKELSRLQQLNRDLQEELKRERGKHSKERVHPQNDPFSNSSSEQALVLQRLQKINHDLHFELEAQKSSQEEAREDELRRRVDLLAQQAQLLVTGDATALAQAQLEQDRRQFREQQMEWERCVATLKAQLSASEEQRREAGLRFTQLQQELQSFHSLQQDADRLHKHLQEVTTQLHANEEAQAQKEARLQKHLTLLQTSQDRERKSLAASLAHAEQHSHDLQKRLDRAEQQVESQNKTHTWTRDIEEAQQQLQEELACTVSTVQKLQEEREQLDHRCQELQNQLCEADEEVSRLQSRLKTDETQYYNLEHSYERVSEELQLALGKVQQKESETQDIREGYERLLDRKEQELSEVLLKMEVLGNSLEDTEVKLNDVLKGCTCAFSQQKDEKNERQTTDLLTVNDSRPNARDSNAVEHAGDYPERFMSVIQMLETKLYVTEEKLRDIMQRLEEHQSHISCRDPHLCSQLTQSRATAQHLSLLLHSQAKQSQRFAQETENRCRMLVGRFQVALNIIQACRERLQATPINITDFEKLLATVAACLQQGEKDAEKQQHESHNESKGEDRILNDETLAGAESNISAQSKPPKDDMESVGKCLMREVFVVEKIVSVLQSQHGIGQLPLTSREDVGDVAQKYKNIISQRIALKTEKRTGRAECDNNGPLEQAIVGVCAEAELIYAALKVQHQYESTTQVNNQEVEPQRKSLADINPPELASYEEKVQGEGRGSEGATKPVERNESDVQKVEAEKEPDWLARLISRLQRRAKSLHQLCQEISDGNAVECRVADNWESASAADLNWMQEQAKLIYLLDRLHSDLEQQQSEVLQDKLQALCEEQDITLKDEQEAFNHTLCQLQEDISVLREELERAEQKIASVETGKQRLLEDLRKIEAYHEERMKKLEMGFQEKIRELQQIHEKEMKHLHGYYTKSSKEKQTKTCTETPALTESTSSLPDQTAAERKTILAGGAAAMREAYQKDLEKLEASCHQGVTAMEEMHRQLIGDLQQQHQTEVAALLKEKDKLLQEETSATMAAIVAMRRAHKQELEKSRSAQPIKESDDIAQLRVEYEKEIQLMHKELEVLSLQHTQRCLENSQLSQDLQDEKQALMQYQKENQELKKKQRETDEMSQLHFSLNGQQARVAPQVNNFYEMEVILRAREAEMQFLRQEARSLREDLKLARMDKIYAQNKLKALYTNSQDEPYHDVNKLCEDVKFATSGDASGQSIEETVTNTSNAAFLKKTEKSSLTRQIRGVRSKSLKEGLSAQERMKLFESF from the exons ATGATGTCCAAGGCGCCAAG GTGGCCTGATACCCTGGTCAACTCTAAGACCAACAAACCTGCACAGAAGACAGGGGGGAAG GAACCAGCAGCATTAACTGTACCTGCATCTAGTAGAGGTAAACAGACTGGCAGCAGTACGTCTAAAACCAGCATTACTGTTGGAAGGAGCAAAagcctcagcagcagaggtagTGACTCAACTGCTAGCGGCAGTAAGGCTGGTGGCAGTTTGAAAAGAGGCAGCCTCAGCCACCAAGGCCACCAGGGTACCAGGCAAGCATCTTGCCTGGCCAGACCAGCTTTCCGCCTCTGCAGCAGCCGCAGCTTCTCGTCCCTCCACACctcctctctcactgctgcTCCGTTCATGAGAAGCAGTCGCTCTCTCAGCAGACTCGACCAAAGAACCACCGGAGGCG ATTCAGACCATGCAGTATCAAGTTCACAAGtaaaaaaaggacaaactgCAGAAAAGAAAGCCCTGAATTCTGGCCAGCTGTTCTCCTCGGATGCACCTGAGCACTGCCAAATCag GGATAACAAAGACCAGTGTCATGGCGATAAAgctgagaaaatgaaaacaagcagCTCCTCTGAGCCACTGGAGTCTTCCTCCTCTTTGGTTTCCACCACTTCATTTCGTCATCACTGCAACAAA CCTGCCCTGCTCAACTTTAAGAAAGGATGGATGATGCGGAAGGATGCATCTGGTCAG TGGCAGAAACACTGGTTTGTCCTGACTGACCAAATCCTGAAGTTCTACAAAGATTCAATAGCTGAGGAG GCAGCTGATGTGGACGGTGAGATAAACTTGTCCACATGTTTTGACATCAAAGACTACCCAGCTCAGAAGAACTGTGGTTTTCAAATTCAT ACCAGAGATGGAGTGTACACGCTCGGTGCTATGACCTCTGGGATGAGACACAACTGGGTCCAAGCAGTGTTGAAGAATGTGAGGCCCAGTCTTACCCTTGACGTCACAAG CTCCCTTTCAGAGCAAGAGACTCATCAGAAATCACAGCATGCAGACTCACTGTCAGTTGAGGGTCTGGAGAAAGCTGAAAACCCAGACAGCTTTTTGCAAGAGCAAAAAACCAGTGACAGTGCAGAGGAAACACATCAACAGCAGAAAAAAGTCAAACTGCAGCCAGAGGCAGAGGAGAGTTCTGCTGATGCATCGTCAATGATcgcctcctcctctgctcctccaCGGCGGGTGGAGGAGGTTGAAG GTGTGACAGATGTATCATCGTGTGTAGAAGGAGCTGGAAGTGACGGCTCTACCTCCACAACAATACTTTCAAATCTTGAGTGTTTGGAGCAGCAAGTATCAATAAACGCCACCTGTGAGCGCACAAAGGAGAAGGATAAATTGCCCTGTGAGCAGCAAACTGGGCAACTTGTCAAAGAG CTGGAACAAACACAGAAGGAACTCTCTCGACTGCAGCAGTTAAACAGGGATCTGCAGGAAGAGCTAAAACGAGAGAGAGGGAAGCATTCCAAGGAAAGGGTGCATCCACAG AATGATCCTTTCTCCAACTCGTCTTCGGAACAAGCATTGGTTTTACAGCGGCTGCAGAAGATAAATCATGACCTCCACTTTGAGCTAGAGGCTCAAAAGAGTAGCCAGGAGGAAGCCAGGGAAGATGAACTACGGCGAAGGGTAGATCTCTTAGCTCAACAAGCGCAGCTACTGGTCACGGGTGACGCCACAGCACTTGCACAGGCCCAGCTGGAGCAAGATCGTCGGCAGTTTCGTGAGCAGCAGATGGAGTGGGAGCGTTGCGTGGCGACCCTGAAGGCCCAGCTGAGTGCCAGTGAGGAGCAGAGGAGGGAGGCCGGGTTGCGCTTCACACAGCTGCAGCAGGAGTTGCAGAGTTTCCACAGTCTCCAGCAGGACGCTGATCGCTTGCACAAACATCTCCAAGAGGTGACAACTCAACTTCATGCTAATGAGGAAGCGCAGGCTCAAAAGGAGGCTCGCCTGCAGAAGCACCTCACACTCCTTCAAACAAGTCAGGACAGAGAACGGAAGAGCTTGGCCGCTAGCCTGGCACATGCAGAGCAACACTCACACGACCTTCAGAAGAGACTGGACAGGGCTGAACAGCAGGTTGAGAGCCAGAATAAGACCCACACCTGGACCAGGGACATTGAGGAGGCTCAACAACAGCTTCAAGAGGAGCTAGCGTGTACAGTATCTACTGTGCAGAAACTTCAAGAGGAAAGAGAGCAGCTCGACCATCGCTGTCAAGAGCTGCAGAACCAGTTATGTGAGGCAGATGAGGAGGTGAGCAGGCTGCAAAGCCGCTTGAAAACAGATGAGACGCAATACTACAATCTTGAACACTCATACGAGAGAGTTAGTGAGGAGCTGCAGCTGGCCTTAGGGAAGGTGCAGCAAAAGGAGTCTGAAACACAGGATATACGAGAAGGCTACGAGAGACTCCTAGACAGGAAGGAGCAAGAGCTGAGTGAAGTTTTGCTGAAGATGGAAGTCCTAGGTAATAGCCTGGAGGACACGGAAGTGAAGCTGAATGACGTATTGAAAGGTTGTACCTGTGCCTTTTCTCAGCAGAAGGATGAGAAAAATGAGAGACAGACAACTGATCTTCTCACTGTAAATGACAGCAGGCCGAATGCAAGAGACTCGAATGCAGTTGAACATGCAGGAGATTACCCAGAAAGATTTATGTCTGTGATCCAGATGCTTGAAACCAAGCTTTATGTAACAGAGGAGAAACTAAGGGACATCATGCAAAGACTGGAGGAGCACCAGAGTCACATCAGCTGCCGGGACCCCCACCTTTGCTCCCAGCTAACTCAAAGCCGAGCCACCGCTCAGCACCTCAGTCTGCTGCTTCACAGTCAGGCCAAACAGAGCCAGCGCTTCGCCCAGGAGACAGAAAACCGCTGTAGGATGTTGGTCGGTAGGTTTCAGGTCGCACTGAACATCATACAAGCCTGCAGGGAGAGGCTCCAAGCCACTCCGATCAATATTACGGATTTTGAGAAGCTACTAGCAACCGTTGCTGCCTGCCTTCAGCAGGGAGAGAAAGATGCAGAGAAACAGCAGCATGAATCACACAATGAAAGCAAAGGAGAGGATAGGATCCTCAATGATGAGACATTAGCTGGAGCTGAGAGCAACATTAGTGCTCAGAGTAAACCCCCAAAGGATGACATGGAAAGTGTTGGGAAGTGTTTAATGAGGGAAGTATTTGTAGTAGAAAAAATTGTGTCTGTCCTTCAGAGTCAACATGGCATTGGGCAACTACCCTTAACATCAAGAGAGGATGTGGGGGATGTGGCACAAAAGTACAAAAACATAATCTCCCAAAGAATAGccttaaaaacagaaaaaaggacTGGGAGAGCAGAATGTGACAACAATGGACCTTTAGAGCAGGCCATTGTTGGAGTCTGTGCTGAAGCGGAGCTCATTTATGCTGCCTTAAAAGTTCAGCATCAATATGAGAGCACGACTCAAGTAAATAATCAAGAAGTGGAGCCTCAAAGGAAGAGTCTGGCAGATATTAACCCCCCAGAGTTGGCTTCCTATGAGGAGAAAGTGCAGGGAGAGGGCAGAGGTTCAGAAGGAGCTACAAAACCAGTTGAAAGGAATGAATCTGATGTCCAAAAGGTAGAAGCAGAGAAAGAACCAGACTGGTTAGCGCGACTAATATCCCGGCTGCAGAGAAGGGCTAAATCCTTACACCAACTCTGCCAGGAGATTTCTGATGGCAATGCAGTAGAGTGCAGAGTGGCTGATAATTGGGAAAGTGCTTCTGCGGCTGACTTAAATTGGATGCAGGAGCAGGCAAAGTTAATTTATTTGTTAGACAGGCTGCACTCAGATTTAGAGCAGCAGCAAAGTGAGGTGTTACAGGACAAACTGCAAGCTTTGTGCGAAGAGCAGGATATCACATTAAAGGATGAGCAGGAGGCTTTTAATCACACCTTATGTCAGCTTCAGGAGGACATCAGCGTATTAAGAGAAGAACTGGAGCGTGCTGAGCAAAAGATAGCATCTGTAGAGACTGGGAAGCAGAGACTCCTGGAAGACTTACGGAAAATCGAGGCTTATCACGAGGAACGGATGAAAAAACTGGAAATGGGGTTTCAAGAGAAGATTAGGGAACTGCAACAGATCCACGAAAAAGAGATGAAGCACTTGCATGGTTACTACACCAAGTCTTCCAAAGAGAAACAGACCAAAACCTGCACAGAGACACCTGCTTTGACCGAAAGTACCTCCTCCCTACCAGACCAGACTGCGGCGGAGAGAAAAACAATATTGGCAGGTGGTGCAGCAGCCATGAGAGAGGCTTACCAGAAAGATCTTGAAAAACTTGAG GCATCCTGTCATCAAGGTGTCACTGCTATGGAGGAAATGCACAGGCAGCTGATAGGTGATctacagcagcagcatcagacaGAGGTGGCAGCACTTCTGAAGGAGAAAGACAAGCTGCTGCAGGAAGAGACATCCGCCACAATGGCAG CCATTGTAGCAATGAGGAGAGCCCATAAACAGGAGCTGGAGAAAAGTCGATCAGCACAGCCCATCAAGGAGAGCGATGACATCGCACAACTGCGCGTGGAATATGA GAAGGAGATCCAGTTGATGCATAAGGAGCTCGAGGTGTTGTCGCTTCAGCACACTCAGAGATGCCTGGAAAACTCTCAGCTGAGCCAAGATCTGCAGGATGAGAAACAAGCTTTGATGCAGTACCAAAAAGAAAACCAGGAGCTCAAAAAGAAGCAG agagagacagatgaaaTGTCTCAACTACATTTCTCGCTAAATGGACAACAAGCACGTGTTGCCCCTCAAGTAAACAACTTCTATGAGATGGAG GTGATTCTGCGAGCAAGGGAGGCAGAAATGCAGTTTCTCAGACAGGAAGCTCGTTCTCTCAGGGAAGATTTGAAGCTTGCTCGAATG GACAAAATATATGCCCAGAACAAGCTCAAGGCCCTCTATACGAACAGCCAGGATGAACCCTATCATGATGTCAACAAACTCTGTGAAGATGTCAAGTTTGCCACAAGCGGGGACGCCTCAGGACAGAGCATCG AGGAAACTGTGACGAACACAAGTAATGCTGCTTTTCTGAAGAAAACCGAGAAATCCTCCCTCACACGTCAGATCAGAGGAGTGAGATCAAAG AGTTTAAAAGAAGGCCTCTCTGCCCAAGAAAGAATGAAGTTGTTTGAGTCATTCTGA
- the LOC120574270 gene encoding trichohyalin isoform X1, with amino-acid sequence MMSKAPRWPDTLVNSKTNKPAQKTGGKEPAALTVPASSRGKQTGSSTSKTSITVGRSKSLSSRGSDSTASGSKAGGSLKRGSLSHQGHQGTRQASCLARPAFRLCSSRSFSSLHTSSLTAAPFMRSSRSLSRLDQRTTGGDSDHAVSSSQVKKGQTAEKKALNSGQLFSSDAPEHCQIRDNKDQCHGDKAEKMKTSSSSEPLESSSSLVSTTSFRHHCNKVKKQPALLNFKKGWMMRKDASGQWQKHWFVLTDQILKFYKDSIAEEAADVDGEINLSTCFDIKDYPAQKNCGFQIHTRDGVYTLGAMTSGMRHNWVQAVLKNVRPSLTLDVTSSLSEQETHQKSQHADSLSVEGLEKAENPDSFLQEQKTSDSAEETHQQQKKVKLQPEAEESSADASSMIASSSAPPRRVEEVEGVTDVSSCVEGAGSDGSTSTTILSNLECLEQQVSINATCERTKEKDKLPCEQQTGQLVKELEQTQKELSRLQQLNRDLQEELKRERGKHSKERVHPQNDPFSNSSSEQALVLQRLQKINHDLHFELEAQKSSQEEAREDELRRRVDLLAQQAQLLVTGDATALAQAQLEQDRRQFREQQMEWERCVATLKAQLSASEEQRREAGLRFTQLQQELQSFHSLQQDADRLHKHLQEVTTQLHANEEAQAQKEARLQKHLTLLQTSQDRERKSLAASLAHAEQHSHDLQKRLDRAEQQVESQNKTHTWTRDIEEAQQQLQEELACTVSTVQKLQEEREQLDHRCQELQNQLCEADEEVSRLQSRLKTDETQYYNLEHSYERVSEELQLALGKVQQKESETQDIREGYERLLDRKEQELSEVLLKMEVLGNSLEDTEVKLNDVLKGCTCAFSQQKDEKNERQTTDLLTVNDSRPNARDSNAVEHAGDYPERFMSVIQMLETKLYVTEEKLRDIMQRLEEHQSHISCRDPHLCSQLTQSRATAQHLSLLLHSQAKQSQRFAQETENRCRMLVGRFQVALNIIQACRERLQATPINITDFEKLLATVAACLQQGEKDAEKQQHESHNESKGEDRILNDETLAGAESNISAQSKPPKDDMESVGKCLMREVFVVEKIVSVLQSQHGIGQLPLTSREDVGDVAQKYKNIISQRIALKTEKRTGRAECDNNGPLEQAIVGVCAEAELIYAALKVQHQYESTTQVNNQEVEPQRKSLADINPPELASYEEKVQGEGRGSEGATKPVERNESDVQKVEAEKEPDWLARLISRLQRRAKSLHQLCQEISDGNAVECRVADNWESASAADLNWMQEQAKLIYLLDRLHSDLEQQQSEVLQDKLQALCEEQDITLKDEQEAFNHTLCQLQEDISVLREELERAEQKIASVETGKQRLLEDLRKIEAYHEERMKKLEMGFQEKIRELQQIHEKEMKHLHGYYTKSSKEKQTKTCTETPALTESTSSLPDQTAAERKTILAGGAAAMREAYQKDLEKLEASCHQGVTAMEEMHRQLIGDLQQQHQTEVAALLKEKDKLLQEETSATMAAIVAMRRAHKQELEKSRSAQPIKESDDIAQLRVEYEKEIQLMHKELEVLSLQHTQRCLENSQLSQDLQDEKQALMQYQKENQELKKKQRETDEMSQLHFSLNGQQARVAPQVNNFYEMEVILRAREAEMQFLRQEARSLREDLKLARMDKIYAQNKLKALYTNSQDEPYHDVNKLCEDVKFATSGDASGQSIEETVTNTSNAAFLKKTEKSSLTRQIRGVRSKSLKEGLSAQERMKLFESF; translated from the exons ATGATGTCCAAGGCGCCAAG GTGGCCTGATACCCTGGTCAACTCTAAGACCAACAAACCTGCACAGAAGACAGGGGGGAAG GAACCAGCAGCATTAACTGTACCTGCATCTAGTAGAGGTAAACAGACTGGCAGCAGTACGTCTAAAACCAGCATTACTGTTGGAAGGAGCAAAagcctcagcagcagaggtagTGACTCAACTGCTAGCGGCAGTAAGGCTGGTGGCAGTTTGAAAAGAGGCAGCCTCAGCCACCAAGGCCACCAGGGTACCAGGCAAGCATCTTGCCTGGCCAGACCAGCTTTCCGCCTCTGCAGCAGCCGCAGCTTCTCGTCCCTCCACACctcctctctcactgctgcTCCGTTCATGAGAAGCAGTCGCTCTCTCAGCAGACTCGACCAAAGAACCACCGGAGGCG ATTCAGACCATGCAGTATCAAGTTCACAAGtaaaaaaaggacaaactgCAGAAAAGAAAGCCCTGAATTCTGGCCAGCTGTTCTCCTCGGATGCACCTGAGCACTGCCAAATCag GGATAACAAAGACCAGTGTCATGGCGATAAAgctgagaaaatgaaaacaagcagCTCCTCTGAGCCACTGGAGTCTTCCTCCTCTTTGGTTTCCACCACTTCATTTCGTCATCACTGCAACAAAGTAAAGAAacag CCTGCCCTGCTCAACTTTAAGAAAGGATGGATGATGCGGAAGGATGCATCTGGTCAG TGGCAGAAACACTGGTTTGTCCTGACTGACCAAATCCTGAAGTTCTACAAAGATTCAATAGCTGAGGAG GCAGCTGATGTGGACGGTGAGATAAACTTGTCCACATGTTTTGACATCAAAGACTACCCAGCTCAGAAGAACTGTGGTTTTCAAATTCAT ACCAGAGATGGAGTGTACACGCTCGGTGCTATGACCTCTGGGATGAGACACAACTGGGTCCAAGCAGTGTTGAAGAATGTGAGGCCCAGTCTTACCCTTGACGTCACAAG CTCCCTTTCAGAGCAAGAGACTCATCAGAAATCACAGCATGCAGACTCACTGTCAGTTGAGGGTCTGGAGAAAGCTGAAAACCCAGACAGCTTTTTGCAAGAGCAAAAAACCAGTGACAGTGCAGAGGAAACACATCAACAGCAGAAAAAAGTCAAACTGCAGCCAGAGGCAGAGGAGAGTTCTGCTGATGCATCGTCAATGATcgcctcctcctctgctcctccaCGGCGGGTGGAGGAGGTTGAAG GTGTGACAGATGTATCATCGTGTGTAGAAGGAGCTGGAAGTGACGGCTCTACCTCCACAACAATACTTTCAAATCTTGAGTGTTTGGAGCAGCAAGTATCAATAAACGCCACCTGTGAGCGCACAAAGGAGAAGGATAAATTGCCCTGTGAGCAGCAAACTGGGCAACTTGTCAAAGAG CTGGAACAAACACAGAAGGAACTCTCTCGACTGCAGCAGTTAAACAGGGATCTGCAGGAAGAGCTAAAACGAGAGAGAGGGAAGCATTCCAAGGAAAGGGTGCATCCACAG AATGATCCTTTCTCCAACTCGTCTTCGGAACAAGCATTGGTTTTACAGCGGCTGCAGAAGATAAATCATGACCTCCACTTTGAGCTAGAGGCTCAAAAGAGTAGCCAGGAGGAAGCCAGGGAAGATGAACTACGGCGAAGGGTAGATCTCTTAGCTCAACAAGCGCAGCTACTGGTCACGGGTGACGCCACAGCACTTGCACAGGCCCAGCTGGAGCAAGATCGTCGGCAGTTTCGTGAGCAGCAGATGGAGTGGGAGCGTTGCGTGGCGACCCTGAAGGCCCAGCTGAGTGCCAGTGAGGAGCAGAGGAGGGAGGCCGGGTTGCGCTTCACACAGCTGCAGCAGGAGTTGCAGAGTTTCCACAGTCTCCAGCAGGACGCTGATCGCTTGCACAAACATCTCCAAGAGGTGACAACTCAACTTCATGCTAATGAGGAAGCGCAGGCTCAAAAGGAGGCTCGCCTGCAGAAGCACCTCACACTCCTTCAAACAAGTCAGGACAGAGAACGGAAGAGCTTGGCCGCTAGCCTGGCACATGCAGAGCAACACTCACACGACCTTCAGAAGAGACTGGACAGGGCTGAACAGCAGGTTGAGAGCCAGAATAAGACCCACACCTGGACCAGGGACATTGAGGAGGCTCAACAACAGCTTCAAGAGGAGCTAGCGTGTACAGTATCTACTGTGCAGAAACTTCAAGAGGAAAGAGAGCAGCTCGACCATCGCTGTCAAGAGCTGCAGAACCAGTTATGTGAGGCAGATGAGGAGGTGAGCAGGCTGCAAAGCCGCTTGAAAACAGATGAGACGCAATACTACAATCTTGAACACTCATACGAGAGAGTTAGTGAGGAGCTGCAGCTGGCCTTAGGGAAGGTGCAGCAAAAGGAGTCTGAAACACAGGATATACGAGAAGGCTACGAGAGACTCCTAGACAGGAAGGAGCAAGAGCTGAGTGAAGTTTTGCTGAAGATGGAAGTCCTAGGTAATAGCCTGGAGGACACGGAAGTGAAGCTGAATGACGTATTGAAAGGTTGTACCTGTGCCTTTTCTCAGCAGAAGGATGAGAAAAATGAGAGACAGACAACTGATCTTCTCACTGTAAATGACAGCAGGCCGAATGCAAGAGACTCGAATGCAGTTGAACATGCAGGAGATTACCCAGAAAGATTTATGTCTGTGATCCAGATGCTTGAAACCAAGCTTTATGTAACAGAGGAGAAACTAAGGGACATCATGCAAAGACTGGAGGAGCACCAGAGTCACATCAGCTGCCGGGACCCCCACCTTTGCTCCCAGCTAACTCAAAGCCGAGCCACCGCTCAGCACCTCAGTCTGCTGCTTCACAGTCAGGCCAAACAGAGCCAGCGCTTCGCCCAGGAGACAGAAAACCGCTGTAGGATGTTGGTCGGTAGGTTTCAGGTCGCACTGAACATCATACAAGCCTGCAGGGAGAGGCTCCAAGCCACTCCGATCAATATTACGGATTTTGAGAAGCTACTAGCAACCGTTGCTGCCTGCCTTCAGCAGGGAGAGAAAGATGCAGAGAAACAGCAGCATGAATCACACAATGAAAGCAAAGGAGAGGATAGGATCCTCAATGATGAGACATTAGCTGGAGCTGAGAGCAACATTAGTGCTCAGAGTAAACCCCCAAAGGATGACATGGAAAGTGTTGGGAAGTGTTTAATGAGGGAAGTATTTGTAGTAGAAAAAATTGTGTCTGTCCTTCAGAGTCAACATGGCATTGGGCAACTACCCTTAACATCAAGAGAGGATGTGGGGGATGTGGCACAAAAGTACAAAAACATAATCTCCCAAAGAATAGccttaaaaacagaaaaaaggacTGGGAGAGCAGAATGTGACAACAATGGACCTTTAGAGCAGGCCATTGTTGGAGTCTGTGCTGAAGCGGAGCTCATTTATGCTGCCTTAAAAGTTCAGCATCAATATGAGAGCACGACTCAAGTAAATAATCAAGAAGTGGAGCCTCAAAGGAAGAGTCTGGCAGATATTAACCCCCCAGAGTTGGCTTCCTATGAGGAGAAAGTGCAGGGAGAGGGCAGAGGTTCAGAAGGAGCTACAAAACCAGTTGAAAGGAATGAATCTGATGTCCAAAAGGTAGAAGCAGAGAAAGAACCAGACTGGTTAGCGCGACTAATATCCCGGCTGCAGAGAAGGGCTAAATCCTTACACCAACTCTGCCAGGAGATTTCTGATGGCAATGCAGTAGAGTGCAGAGTGGCTGATAATTGGGAAAGTGCTTCTGCGGCTGACTTAAATTGGATGCAGGAGCAGGCAAAGTTAATTTATTTGTTAGACAGGCTGCACTCAGATTTAGAGCAGCAGCAAAGTGAGGTGTTACAGGACAAACTGCAAGCTTTGTGCGAAGAGCAGGATATCACATTAAAGGATGAGCAGGAGGCTTTTAATCACACCTTATGTCAGCTTCAGGAGGACATCAGCGTATTAAGAGAAGAACTGGAGCGTGCTGAGCAAAAGATAGCATCTGTAGAGACTGGGAAGCAGAGACTCCTGGAAGACTTACGGAAAATCGAGGCTTATCACGAGGAACGGATGAAAAAACTGGAAATGGGGTTTCAAGAGAAGATTAGGGAACTGCAACAGATCCACGAAAAAGAGATGAAGCACTTGCATGGTTACTACACCAAGTCTTCCAAAGAGAAACAGACCAAAACCTGCACAGAGACACCTGCTTTGACCGAAAGTACCTCCTCCCTACCAGACCAGACTGCGGCGGAGAGAAAAACAATATTGGCAGGTGGTGCAGCAGCCATGAGAGAGGCTTACCAGAAAGATCTTGAAAAACTTGAG GCATCCTGTCATCAAGGTGTCACTGCTATGGAGGAAATGCACAGGCAGCTGATAGGTGATctacagcagcagcatcagacaGAGGTGGCAGCACTTCTGAAGGAGAAAGACAAGCTGCTGCAGGAAGAGACATCCGCCACAATGGCAG CCATTGTAGCAATGAGGAGAGCCCATAAACAGGAGCTGGAGAAAAGTCGATCAGCACAGCCCATCAAGGAGAGCGATGACATCGCACAACTGCGCGTGGAATATGA GAAGGAGATCCAGTTGATGCATAAGGAGCTCGAGGTGTTGTCGCTTCAGCACACTCAGAGATGCCTGGAAAACTCTCAGCTGAGCCAAGATCTGCAGGATGAGAAACAAGCTTTGATGCAGTACCAAAAAGAAAACCAGGAGCTCAAAAAGAAGCAG agagagacagatgaaaTGTCTCAACTACATTTCTCGCTAAATGGACAACAAGCACGTGTTGCCCCTCAAGTAAACAACTTCTATGAGATGGAG GTGATTCTGCGAGCAAGGGAGGCAGAAATGCAGTTTCTCAGACAGGAAGCTCGTTCTCTCAGGGAAGATTTGAAGCTTGCTCGAATG GACAAAATATATGCCCAGAACAAGCTCAAGGCCCTCTATACGAACAGCCAGGATGAACCCTATCATGATGTCAACAAACTCTGTGAAGATGTCAAGTTTGCCACAAGCGGGGACGCCTCAGGACAGAGCATCG AGGAAACTGTGACGAACACAAGTAATGCTGCTTTTCTGAAGAAAACCGAGAAATCCTCCCTCACACGTCAGATCAGAGGAGTGAGATCAAAG AGTTTAAAAGAAGGCCTCTCTGCCCAAGAAAGAATGAAGTTGTTTGAGTCATTCTGA